CATCTCCTAGGTTTGACTTAAGGGGATATGTCAATTGACCAACGTATGACTGCCGCAGTAATACATGAGAAAGGAAAAGATTCTTAATGGGAGCTGTAAGCCACTGTGAGCCAAACTGATACCTCTACTATCCAAGCTCTCTCTGCAGAAGTCTCGAAGCTACGCCAAGAATTGCAGCTTCGCGACCAACTAGTGCAACAGCTGTCTCAAGAACTCTTCCGACTGGTTAAGGGCAACACTCATTTTATGTCCCAACCAGAAGTCTCTGAGCGTCATCTGACTCAGTTGCAAGAACTACGAGAACAACTGCAAGCTGTGGAGCAACAGGTGACTTTTTACCAAGAGCAAATATCGGCACGCGACACTGAGATCTATCAATCGAGACAGTCAGTGCAAGAACTCACAGATCGCAGTCGCATGCTGGAGCAAGTCGTACAGGAATTGCCTCAAATCTATCGTCGTAAGTTCGAGGAGCGTATGGCTCCAGTTAGAGAAAAAATAGCAATGCTACAGCGTGAAAATCGCCAACTCCAGGCAGAACTCCAAAGTGTCAGTTACCGTCTGGCGCTGAAAACCCGTACAGCTTCTCACAGTGGTATAGATTTGCCTAATTTTCCCCGCCTAGCATCCTCCCAAAGTAATATTTCCACGCAAAATGCCTAAAGTTGTCGTTATAGTCGCATCTGGTGAGAGAGAAATGACAAATCCCACCTTGAGTAGGATGTTGTCAGCGATAGAAACGGCAATTGCAGAAGATTCTAAGCAAGCAACCTCTGTGGAAGTGGTTGCAGCAGATCAATTAATATTAAAAGACTACATCTTGGAATTTAACCCTCTAGGTTGGCAAATTTCCGAATCGCAGGAGATGATTTTTTGCCCCCTCACCCTCTCATTACCTGAGAATGTGGTACTGCCATTTACAGGAATTATCAAAGCTTGCCGAGAAGTTCTCAGGTTACGTCAACAATTGGCACAGCAGATACAAGTAGCGATTGGTGATGGTTGCTTTTGGTTACCAGTGGTACTCACGGCTAAAGGACCCCTCTACGGTGAGGTTATTGCTTTGGCAGAAGAATTCTATGGGAAATTACCAGAAAATTTATTGCTGCTGTGTGACTTAACTTACTATCAGCCTTTCCATTTATCAGATGCCTTGCGACAGCCTCTGTATCAAATGGCACATAATATTCTGGAATCTTTATTAGCACCACCAGCTGTGTACTTGATGCAGTTTGGGTTGCAAAGGAGTGAAATTTGTTTTGACCGTCTTTGGCCATTTCCCACTGCACCTGCTTTGGCTAGCGTCGGCATCCAACAGCCAGATTTATTTACTAGCCATTGGTACTGCCTAACAGCAAAGCCAATACTCGACTTGACTATCATTCCCACTGCTGAATAGAAGTTTAGTCTGCTGTGACTAGGCTTCTTTCTTGAACAACGGTGAATATATCGTCGTAAGTGTTGAAGATTTCAAACACTGAATCTAGTTGGGTCAATTCCAAAATCAACCGTACAGCGGCTTGAACATTGCAAAGAACCAAGCGACAACCGCTTTGACGTGCAGACCTCAATCCTTTCACTAGGGAAACTAACCCAGAACTATCCATAAAATCAACTTTTGTTAGGTCAATAACCCAAAGTTGATTCCGTTGAGGAACTACGGCAGCCATCCTTTCGTTGAGAGCCATACCACCCTGTAAATCTATGCGTCCTTCGGGTTTAAATAAAACGACTTGACATTCTGATGTGATAGTCATAAATCTAACCGGGTAGTTGAAACACTTTCCAAAAAAGCAAAAAACAGACACAGATACTTATTCACTTTCAACCACAAAAAAATGCTGCTTCACCCAGTTACTTGGGACTTTGCAGCTATGCGGTCAAAATAGATATTTTCAGTATCCATGCCGTATAATTTGTCCTAACTTCACCCAATATAGGCAGAACTCTATGAGAATTTCGGTATCAACCGTATCTTTTACTAAATTTTTACAATTTAGTGACTAATTTATAAATTTTTTATAAAAAGTTTTTGTTTTGTCTCAGTACGCGCGCGGATGTGGTAGCCGCCATAGTCATTAGACTGCTTGCAAAAATACAAATAAGCCCAAAAGGAACCACTGACTAGAAAATTTGGACTTTGCGTAACGACTCAATTGACACCTTGCCCAAAAAAGAGTCAACATAGAAGAAAAGTAAACATTTGTGAAGAGGGCGGTGCTGGATGTCTCTTGAGTTCATATCGCTAGAAAACATCCAGAAAATTGCTCATGAATATGGATATTGGGCAATTTTTTTGGGCATATTGTTAGAGAATCTAGGCATTCCCCTTCCAGGTGAAACCGTTACCTTAGTAGGCGGGTTTCTAGCTGGTAGCAAGGAGCTAAATTACTGGCTGGTTATCACTGATGCCATTGCAGGTGCTGTTATTGGAGGGACTTGCGGTTATTGGATTGGTAGAACTGGCGGCTGGTCATTGCTTGTGCGCCTTGGGAGCCTGTTTAGAATTTCAGAAGCCAGAATTGTGAGTATAAAAGAGCAATTTAGTGAAAATGGCGCTAAAGCCGTGTTTTTTGGTCGCTTTTTTGCATTGCTACGCATTTTTGCTGCGCCACTTGCTGGCATAGTCGAAATGTCCTTCGGAAAATTCTTTGTATACAACCTGGCAGGAGCGATCGCTTGGGCTAGTGTTATGGTGACACTAGCTTTCTTTGCTGGAAGACTTGTTTC
The sequence above is a segment of the Mastigocladopsis repens PCC 10914 genome. Coding sequences within it:
- a CDS encoding STAS domain-containing protein, coding for MTITSECQVVLFKPEGRIDLQGGMALNERMAAVVPQRNQLWVIDLTKVDFMDSSGLVSLVKGLRSARQSGCRLVLCNVQAAVRLILELTQLDSVFEIFNTYDDIFTVVQERSLVTAD
- a CDS encoding DedA family protein, with the translated sequence MSLEFISLENIQKIAHEYGYWAIFLGILLENLGIPLPGETVTLVGGFLAGSKELNYWLVITDAIAGAVIGGTCGYWIGRTGGWSLLVRLGSLFRISEARIVSIKEQFSENGAKAVFFGRFFALLRIFAAPLAGIVEMSFGKFFVYNLAGAIAWASVMVTLAFFAGRLVSLEQLVAWVSQFALVALLILVAVIAIPIWLESRQKGVESEK
- a CDS encoding Npun_F5560 family protein, whose protein sequence is MSQTDTSTIQALSAEVSKLRQELQLRDQLVQQLSQELFRLVKGNTHFMSQPEVSERHLTQLQELREQLQAVEQQVTFYQEQISARDTEIYQSRQSVQELTDRSRMLEQVVQELPQIYRRKFEERMAPVREKIAMLQRENRQLQAELQSVSYRLALKTRTASHSGIDLPNFPRLASSQSNISTQNA